A region of Carassius auratus strain Wakin chromosome 11, ASM336829v1, whole genome shotgun sequence DNA encodes the following proteins:
- the zhx3a gene encoding uncharacterized protein zhx3a codes for MASKRKSTVPCMIPSKSKHMREDIILGCLPELLPTIPEDSILSISSKDEDTQRFHDFSKAEPKTSCWERGTYSCPLCCFKSGDLNLFLHHMDNCHMDFHAQPNFYCLPCKVSAVKFEGLALHNAKSHPELHSAHKRVSLQVTKRDGAITVEQTLFTEEDLSESGISITKTPIMKMTKGGHKKIVVSHTVEVHRAEPSSDKPATVTNGTSVRTLPLTTSPHIIGGISASPVHKIPNTLGILGMHNRGPLWNSNPSSPDSNTDLPKVMIPLSSIPTYDPTMDLSSFLKTSFGKFPYPTKAELCYLTVVSGFPEEQIKLWFTAQRLKQGISWSPEEIEDTRRKMFNTVFQVAPKTSHHQMHNSISQQCVSVQSNSLSSNYIPQIPKGSVMGWKGGVIVSHPSVTQATSLKHQQQPVVQTPRVNIHHAVITKETGNELSCRTAENCNIVGRGGSVNNHGHTGKGETGCSSSIKTGVSCLPGIPKSQNNSYSEGSIMTLTNIVRKIDCHINDRNANCTSKSNISPTSIYGQQKASSKAKENSNSSFATTSKYNNGSTYKSTSHSTICTKREGYILDHTSKSNADTSVICSSSNIQAEEFIPPLAHILVPQPGSLMDPSLGKGKVLPEQPVTLKQNFIHNSFPEQKQFLAPQGQPYHIRSLTDSQSAVGGTFNNMPQSSLQSSPSASSCLQEETSQHSSPSPSAPQEQHSPKTLLGAPQVQSTDFTAVHYKEHDPKHLPALDKDFNQSHFDRERLHRNIAQKENEGRVSEQHSGITNTFYKADKNEHSNLLNTLHTFTKDNTNQAKQGMPLLRQYIQEVDQWESNSDYHEELNVSPMKINVIALNKEESLYKTNSKQLISKPLENLINDGGPSHKKQSTESYRHAPEVAEDGISDISNTEPHQPDNLVGLETEQVESDLRPERKIIFQSLDSETPMLPIKKKSKEATMDLDKPTTGEQDYWEIKDEKHQQPMGNQSLRGHQAQDSQSRDCLRGELLKV; via the exons ATGGCCAGCAAGAGGAAATCCACAGTTCCCTGTATGATTCCATCAAAAAGCAAGCACATGCGGGAGGACATCATCCTAGGATGCTTACCTGAGCTCCTGCCCACAATACCCGAAGACAGCATCCTTAGTATTTCTTCAAAAGATGAGGATACACAACGATTCCATGATTTCTCAAAAGCCGAACCGAAGACTTCATGTTGGGAAAGGGGAACATATAGCTGCCCTCTGTGCTGCTTTAAGTCCGGAGACTTGAACCTGTTTCTTCACCATATGGACAACTGTCACATGGACTTTCATGCTCAACCAAACTTCTACTGCCTGCCTTGCAAGGTTTCAGCTGTGAAGTTTGAAGGCCTCGCTTTACATAACGCAAAATCACACCCTGAACTCCATTCAGCACACAAGAGAGTATCGTTGCAGGTAACCAAACGAGATGGGGCTATCACAGTGGAGCAAACCTTGTTTACAGAAGAGGATTTAAGTGAATCCGGAATATCCATTACCAAGACACCCATAATGAAAATGACCAAAGGGGGGCACAAAAAAATTGTTGTCTCCCATACTGTTGAAGTACACCGGGCTGAGCCTAGCAGCGACAAGCCTGCAACTGTAACCAATGGCACTTCAGTAAGGACCTTACCCCTAACAACATCACCACATATCATCGGTGGCATTAGTGCCTCTCCGGTCCATAAAATCCCGAACACGCTTGGGATACTAGGGATGCATAACCGTGGTCCTCTGTGGAACTCTAATCCGTCATCACCTGATTCGAACACTGATCTCCCAAAGGTCATGATCCCTCTAAGTAGCATCCCCACCTATGATCCAACCATGGATTTAAGCAGTTTTCTTAAGACATCTTTTGGTAAGTTCCCCTACCCTACCAAAGCAGAGCTCTGTTACTTGACGGTGGTCTCTGGCTTCCCAGAGGAGCAGATCAAGCTCTGGTTCACGGCCCAAAGGCTGAAGCAAGGGATCAGCTGGTCTCCTGAGGAGATTGAGGACACACGTAGAAAGATGTTCAACACTGTATTCCAGGTCGCACCGAAAACATCACACCACCAGATGCATAACTCCATTTCCCAGCAATGTGTTTCTGTTCAGTCAAACTCTTTGAGTTCTAACTATATACCGCAGATACCAAAGGGAAGTGTAATGGGTTGGAAAGGAGGGGTCATAGTCAGCCATCCTAGTGTGACCCAAGCCACATCCCTTAAGCATCAGCAGCAGCCAGTGGTCCAAACGCCACGGGTAAATATCCATCATGCTGTCATCACTAAGGAAACTGGAAATGAATTATCTTGTCGTACAGCTGAGAACTGCAACATTGTAGGCAGAGGAGGCAGCGTTAACAATCATGGACACACTGGAAAAGGTGAAACTGGCTGCAGCTCGTCCATAAAGACTGGCGTTAGCTGCTTGCCTGGCATTCCCAAAAGTCAAAATAACAGTTACAGTGAGGGCAGCATTATGACTCTGACGAACATAGTCAGGAAAATTGACTGTCATATCAATGACAGGAACGCAAATTGCACCAGCAAATCTAACATCAGTCCAACTTCCATTTATGGCCAACAGAAGGCATCCAGTAAAGCGAAAGAAAACAGCAACAGCAGCTTTGCCACCACCAGCAAATATAACAATGGAAGCACTTATAAAAGCACCAGCCACAGTACTATTTGCACTAAAAGGGAGGGATACATCTTAGACCACACCAGCAAAAGCAACGCTGACACTAGTGTCATTTGTAGCAGCAGCAACATACAAGCTGAAGAATTTATACCACCCCTTGCCCATATCCTGGTCCCACAGCCTGGAAGTCTCATGGATCCATCCCTTGGAAAGGGCAAGGTATTACCAGAGCAACCAGTGACTTTGAAGCAAAACTTTATTCATAACTCATTCCCAGAACAAAAGCAGTTTCTTGCACCCCAAGGTCAACCATACCACATACGTTCTTTGACAGACTCCCAGTCTGCTGTGGGGGGAACATTTAATAACATGCCCCAGAGCTCCCTTCAGTCTAGCCCTTCAGCAAGTTCATGTCTTCAGGAGGAAACGAGTCAACACTCCTCTCCATCCCCTTCTGCTCCTCAGGAGCAACATTCTCCAAAAACCCTGCTGGGAGCACCTCAGGTCCAGTCCACAGACTTTACTGCTGTCCACTACAAGGAACATGACCCCAAGCACTTACCTGCCTTAGACAAAGACTTTAACCAATCACATTTTGATAGAGAAAGATTGCACAGAAATATAGCGCAAAAAGAAAACGAGGGAAGGGTTTCTGAACAGCACAGCGGAATTACAAATACGTTTTACAAGGCTGACAAGAATGAGCATAGCAACCTGCTTAACACACTACATACCTTCACAAAAGATAACACTAACCAGGCTAAACAAGGCATGCCACTTTTACGACAATACATACAGGAAGTGGACCAATGGGAAAGCAACAGTGACTATCATGAAGAGCTGAATGTGAGCCCTATGAAGATAAACGTAATAGCGTTGAACAAAGAAGAGAGTTTGTACAAGACCAACAGCAAGCAGCTAATCAGCAAGCCGTTGGAGAACTTGATCAATGATGGTGGTCCCAGCCATAAAAAGCAGTCTACAGAAAGCTACCGGCATGCACCGGAGGTGGCTGAAGATGGTATATCTGATATAAGTAACACTGAACCACATCAACCAGATAACCTTGTGGGGCTTGAGACAGAGCAAGTTGAAAGCGATCTACGCCCAGAGcggaaaattatttttcagagtCTAGACTCTGAAACTCCTATGCTGCCGATAAAGAAAAAATCAAAGGAGGCTACGATGGATTTAGACAAACCAACTACAGGAGAACAAGACTACTGGGAGATAAAAGATGAGAAGCATCAGCAACCAATGGGCAACCAGAGTTTGAGGGGGCATCAAGCGCAAGACAGTCAGTCAAG GGACTGTCTGAGAGGAGAGCTTCTGAAAGTTTAA
- the top1a gene encoding DNA topoisomerase I, like: MSGDHFHNDSQIDSGSRHNDSHKHKDKYKDKEHKHKDHKKDKEREKSKYSNSEHRDSLDKKHRDKDKERLKLKDGSSDKQKDKHKEKKKEERPFDGKPKKEKENGFGSPFIKSEPENDGFYHSPKHEKSLKRERDDDDAEFKPKKIKTEESEKKAKKRKQEDEDIKPKKKTKDKKGEAATDGKKKAKKEPEEKWKWWEEERYTDGVKWKFLEHKGPVFAPPYEPLPSNVKFYYDGKHMKLSPGAEEVATFFAKMLDHEYTTKDVFRKNFFKDWRKEMTSEEKSKLTDLNKCDFAEMSEYFKAQSEARKAMTKEEKLKIKEENERILQEYGFCLMDNHKERIANFRIEPPGLFRGRGDHPKMGMLKRRIRPEDIIINCSKDSKHPKPPPGTKWKEVRHDNKVTWLVSWTENIQGSIKYIMLNPSSRIKGEKDWQKYEMARKLKKCVDRIRAQYREDWKSKEMRIRQRAVALYFIDKLALRAGNEKEEGETADTVGCCSLRVEHLTLHQEMDGQEYVVEFDFLGKDSIRYYNKVPVEKRVFKNLQLFMEDKEPEDDLFDRLNTSILNKHLQELMDGLTAKVFRTYNASITLQQQLNELTTSEDNVPAKILSYNRANRAVAILCNHQRAPPKTFEKSMQNLQTKIDAKKEQLADAKRELKSAKADAKVRRDEKSKKAVEAKKKAVQRIEEQLMKLEVQATDREENKQIALGTSKLNYLDPRISVAWCKKFGIPIEKIYNKTQREKFAWAIDMAEKDYEF; the protein is encoded by the exons ATGAGTGGGGACCATTTCCACAACGATTCCCAG ATCGACTCGGGATCCAGACATAATG ATTCTCACAAACACAAAGATAAATACAAGGACAAAGAACACAAACACAAGGACCACAAGAAAGACAAAGAACGTGAGAAATCAAAGTACAGCAACAG CGAACACAGGGACTCCTTGGATAAAAAGCACAGAGATAAAGATAAAGAGAGGCTGAAGCTCAAAGATGGATCCTCAGACAAGCAGAAGGACAAACACAAAGAGAAGAAGAAGGAGGAAAGG CCTTTCGATGGCAAGcctaaaaaagagaaagagaatggATTTGGAAG CCCTTTCATCAAGTCTGAACCTGAGAATGATGGCTTTTACCACTCTCCTAAACACGAGAAGTCTCTGAAGAGAGAGCGCGATGATGACGA TGCCGAGTTCAaacccaaaaaaattaaaacagaggAAAGCGAAAAGAAGGCAAAGAAACGGAAACAGGAAGATGAG GACATTAAGCCCAAAAAGAAGACAAAAGACAAGAAAGGAGAAGCTGCCACAGATGGCAAGAAAAAAGCCAAAAAAGAGCCTGAAGAGAAGTGGAAATG GTGGGAGGAAGAGAGGTACACAGATGGCGTGAAATGGAAGTTTTTGGAACACAAAGGGCCTGTATTTGCACCACCATATGAGCCTCTTCCCAGCAATGTCAAGTTCTATTATGACG GAAAACACATGAAACTCAGCCCTGGTGCAGAGGAAGTGGCCACCTTCTTCGCAAAAATGTTGGACCATGAATACACAACTAAGGATGTTTTTCGGAAAAACTTCTTCAAAGACTGGAGGAAG GAAATGACATCTGAAGAGAAATCCAAACTCACAGATCTGAACAAGTGTGACTTTGCTGAAATGAGTGAATATTTCAAAGCTCAATCTGAAGCCAGGAAGGCCATGACGAAAGAAGAGAAACTG AAAATTAAAGAGGAGAATGAGCGCATTCTACAGGAGTATGGCTTCTGTCTCATGGACAATCACAAAGAGCGCATTGCTAACTTCCGTATTGAGCCTCCAGGCTTGTTCCGTGGCAGAGGTGACCATCCGAAAATGGGCATGCTGAAGCGCCGTATCCGTCCTGAGGACATTATCATTAACTGCAGCAA GGACTCGAAGCATCCTAAACCACCACCTGGGACAAAGTGGAAGGAGGTGCGTCATGATAACAAGGTGACGTGGCTGGTGTCCTGGACTGAGAATATCCAAGGCTCTATCAAATACATCATGCTGAACCCCAGTTCGAGGATCAAG GGAGAGAAGGATTGGCAGAAATATGAAATGGCCCGTAAGTTGAAAAAGTGTGTGGATCGGATCCGTGCGCAATACCGTGAGGATTGGAAATCCAAAGAGATGAGGATCAGACAGCGTGCTGTTGCTCTTTACTTCATTGACAAG CTGGCTCTGAGAGCAGGTAATGAAAAGGAGGAAGGAGAGACGGCTGACACAGTGGGCTGCTGCTCACTCAGAGTGGAACATCTAACTCTCCATCAAGAGATGGACGGCCAGGAGTATGTGGTGGAGTTCGACTTCCTTGGTAAAGACTCCATTAGATACTACAACAAAGTCCCCGTTGAGAAGAGG GTTTTCAAAAACCTTCAGCTGTTCATGGAGGACAAGGAGCCGGAGGATGACCTTTTTGACCGTCTCAAT ACCTCCATTTTGAACAAGCATCTTCAGGAGCTGATGGATGGGCTTACGGCGAAAGTGTTCCGTACTTACAATGCATCCATCACACTACAGCAGCAGCTGAATGaactcacaacct CTGAAGACAATGTTCCTGCAAAGATCCTTTCCTACAATCGTGCTAACAGAGCAGTAGCCATCTTGTGTAACCACCAGAGGGCACCACCCAAGACGTTTGAGAAGTCCATGCAAAATCTTCAGACAAAA ATTGATGCAAAGAAGGAACAGCTTGCAGATGCTAAAAGAGAACTGAAGAGTGCCAAGGCTGACGCCAAAGTACGCAGAGATGAGAAATCCAAGAA AGCCGTGGAGGCCAAGAAGAAAGCCGTGCAGAGGATCGAGGAGCAGCTGATGAAGCTGGAGGTACAGGCCACCGACCGGGAGGAGAACAAGCAGATCGCCCTGGGTACCTCCAAGCTCAACTACTTGGACCCACGTATCTCAGTAGCCTG GTGCAAGAAGTTTGGCATCCCTATAGAGAAGATCTACAACAAAACTCAGCGTGAGAAATTTGCCTGGGCTATCGACATGGCTGAGAAAGACTATGAATTTTAA
- the cyld2 gene encoding ubiquitin carboxyl-terminal hydrolase CYLD: MELNEGKQERYFIVVRRSKNGLSRGSIGCADAETAAGDLIGMVYGGGGSAKSSGTVKKQDTYPLTRHQAQLLLFVSPASRRLELMCNVQLFSAICALAQDDLVVVKHKKDFQPCLVKNLIQIGKKDKPGVLQMLGFELDLVDTQHDILSKTTVPLPFFSAADIVQVAPSHLNTRQPLRDSVDLGLKRKAVSRINSMPALNSRNAKKGSIILNTDVSSTIQSLSHSSLEVGSMAEVISLNGLTVFGVIRWIGVPEGKRNCWAGLELDNEVTTCSDGTFGTKRYFTCEGNKALFVPLTNCKPDSRFLFIPNEIPKPLEPLSVTLLEDLNEDVPPVAEQDVLSHLIGRMRGIQGHFNSCYLDTTLFSLFTSSVAFNRMFSTSEDSEEGISNILRRDIVNRLRRTGFVPAESVMKFRERLGCKSFATEEKDPEEFITLLLKQVLHIEPLLKIRSCGDLAQGAYTHQIIVEKNQVRAVPSVQQLLEMSFVSSDLKFEEIPSCLIVQMPRFGKKFKMFPKIIPSTELDITDILHCSPRECFLCGHPAEYECVQCLMDHKLQPGKIKQYCITCNTQVHIHSSRKEHTPQKLTVPDHLPEDAPVQRQQMQLFAVLCINTSHYVSFVKYGPNPRSWIFFDSMADRCGDDNSGYNVPVIRSCPEVGDFLSQSEEEMSTADVSQSSEMVRRLLCDSYMCLYQRTE, encoded by the exons ATGGAGCTAAACGAGGGAAAACAGGAGCGCTACTTTATTGTAGTGAGGAGAAGCAAGAATGGTTTGTCTCGCGGGTCTATTGGGTGCGCGGATGCAGAGACAGCAGCAGGAGATCTCATAGGAATGGTTTATGGAGGAGGTGGCAGTGCCAAGAGCAGCGGCACGGTGAAGAAGCAGGACACATACCCACTCACACGCCACCAAGCTCAGCTACTTCTGTTCGTTTCACCTGCCAGCAGACGACTGGAGCTCATGTGCAACGTCCAGCTCTTCAGTGCAATCTGCGCTCTTGCTCAGGACGATCTTGTAGTGGTCAAACACAAGAAGGACTTTCAACCATGCCTGGTCAAAAATCTGATTCAAATAGGCAAGAAAGACAAGCCAGGAGTCTTGCAGATGCTGGGATTTGAGCTGGATTTAGTG GACACTCAACATGATATTTTGTCAAAGACGACTGTCCCTCTTCCCTTCTTCAGTGCCGCTGATATTGTCCAGGTGGCTCCATCACATTTAAACACCAGACAACCACTGAGAGACAGCGTTGATTTGG GTTTGAAAAGGAAAGCGGTGTCTCGCATCAACTCCATGCCAGCTCTCAACTCACGCAATGCAAAGAAAGGAAGTATCATTTTAAACACAGACGTGTCAAGTACCATTCAGTCCTTGTCCCATTCTTCTTTGGAGGTGGGGTCTATGGCAGAAGTCATATCTTTGAATGGGCTGACCGTGTTTGGTGTGATCAGATGGATTGGAGTCCCAGAGGGAAAGAGAAATTGCTGGGCAGGACTTGAGCTG GACAATGAGGTGACGACTTGTTCGGATGGGACATTTGGTACAAAGCGGTATTTCACATGTGAAGGAAACAAAGCCTTGTTTGTGCCACTGACCAACTGCAAACCAGACAGCAGATTTCTGTTCATCCCGAATGAGATCCCAAAACCACTTGAACCTCTCTCAG TCACTCTCCTGGAAGATTTAAATGAAGATGTTCCCCCTGTTGCTGAGCAAGACGTTTTGTCCCATCTGATTGGCAGAATGAGGGGAATCCAAGGTCACTTCAACTCATGTTATCTAGACACCACTCTCTTTAG tCTCTTCACATCATCCGTAGCTTTCAACAGAATGTTTAGCACATCAGAAGATAGCGAGGAAggcatttcaaacattttaagaCGGGACATTGTGAACCGTTTACGCAG AACGGGCTTTGTTCCAGCTGAGAGTGTGATGAAGTTTCGAGAACGGCTGGGCTGCAAATCTTTTGCTACAGAGGAGAAAG ATCCAGAGGAGTTCATCACACTACTACTAAAGCAAGTTTTACATATAGAGCCTTTGCTCAAAATCAG GTCATGTGGAGACTTGGCACAGGGTGCTTATACACATCAGATCATTGTAGAAAAGAATCAGGTGCGAGCTGTGCCTTCGGTTCAACAGCTGCTTGAGATGTCCTTCGTGTCAAGCGATCTGAAGTTTGAAGAG attccATCTTGCCTTATAGTTCAGATGCCACGGTTTGGAAAGAAGTTCAAGATGTTCCCTAAAATCATTCCCTCAACAGAACTGGACATCACAGACATCTTGCATTGTT CTCCCCGGGAATGTTTTCTGTGTGGTCATCCTGCTGAATATGAGTGTGTCCAGTGCCTGATGGACCATAAGCTCCAACCAGGCAAAATAAAGCAGTATTGCATCACCTGCAACACACAG GTTCACATTCATTCCTCCCGAAAGGAACACACTCCTCAAAAACTTACAGTTCCAGATCACCTTCCAGAAGATGCACCTGTACAGAGGCAGCAGATGCAACTTTTTGCAGTCCTCTGTATAAACACCAGCCATTATGTATCTTTCGTCAAATATGGGCCTAACCCACGGTCCTGGATCTTCTTTGACAGCATGGCTGACCGATGTG GTGATGATAACAGTGGCTACAACGTTCCTGTGATCAGGTCCTGTCCTGAGGTTGGAGACTTCCTTTCACAGTCTGAAGAGGAGATGTCCACAGCAGATGTGAGTCAGAGCAGTGAGATGGTACGCAGACTGCTGTGTGATTCATACATGTGTCTCTATCAGAGAACAGAGTGA
- the LOC113111166 gene encoding protein snail homolog Sna-like produces MPRSFLVKKYFTSKRPNYSELECQNDTLPDRYPLAELPAVTSDFPVACLTTGLVWDVSLLPSLHDPTSPSTLSNSQGPLDLSSPSSVSCSSSGEEDEGRTSDPPSPDSSDTYHPQQTSRPRRNSKNRAGQREDKSEAPVPATRPAFFCKHCPKEYNSLGALKMHIRSHTLPCVCPTCGKAFSRPWLLRGHIRTHTGERPFSCPHCNRAFADRSNLRAHLQTHADVKKYQCSTCSRTFSRMSLLQKHSAAGCCPSTA; encoded by the exons ATGCCTCGATCATTCCTGGTAAAAAAGTATTTCACCAGCAAGAGGCCAAACTACAGCGAGTTGGAATGTCAGAACG ATACTTTGCCAGACAGATACCCACTAGCAGAACTTCCAGCAGTCACCAGCGACTTCCCAGTAGCTTGCTTGACCACTGGACTGGTTTGGGATGTCAGCTTGCTACCCTCCCTACACGATCCCACATCCCCATCCACCCTTTCCAATAGCCAGGGCCCGCTGGACCTCAGCTCCCCGTCCAGCGTCAGCTGCAGCAGCAGTGGGGAGGAAGATGAGGGTCGCACCTCAGACCCACCGAGCCCAGATTCCTCAGACACCTACCACCCCCAACAGACCAGCAGGCCGAGGCGCAACAGCAAGAACAGAGCAGGACAGAGAGAGGACAAGAGCGAGGCCCCTGTCCCAGCCACTCGACCGGCCTTCTTCTGCAAACACTGTCCCAAAGAATACAACAGTCTTGGTGCCTTAAAGATGCACATCCGCTCACACACACTACCATGCGTCTGTCCCACCTGTGGAAAGGCATTCTCACGGCCCTGGCTGTTAAGAGGACACATTCGCACACATACAG GTGAACGTCCGTTCTCTTGCCCACACTGTAACCGTGCCTTCGCAGACCGCTCTAACCTGCGCGCGCACCTGCAGACTCACGCAGATGTGAAGAAATACCAGTGCAGCACCTGTTCTCGCACCTTCAGCCGCATGTCCTTGCTGCAGAAACACAGCGCAGCCGGCTGCTGTCCCTCCACGGCCTGA